TTCGGTGGTGGTCGTCGGGGAGACCGCCCGGCTCTTTCACTTCACCCATCCGTGGTGGGACGGCAGCGAGATCGCGGACGTCGCTGAACTCGATCAGCGTCGCAGCGCCGTGCACGTGGTCCGCCTCCTGGTTCTCGACGGCCGCCTGCTCGCGACGATTCCGGCTTGATTTCGGTCAACCGGTTTGTCAGACTGTCTTCACATCGGCGAGAAACCGGTTTCTCGCACGGATCGAAAGGTGACAATGATGTTCACGAAGTCGCGTTCGCGCAGGATCGCCCTGGGCGCGGTTGCCGGCAGCGTTACGGCAGCCTTCTTGGCAGGCTGTGCGTCCAGTCCGGATGCCGCACCCCAGACGACGCTGGATCCCGCGGAGAACGTTTCGATCTCGTTCTCGTTCTGGGGCAACGACGTCCGCGCTGCGCTGTACGAGGAAGCCGTCGCCGTGTTCGAAGAGCAGAATCCCAACATCGACGTCAAGGTGCTGTTCCTCGCTCCGGAGGACTACTGGGAGAAGCGCCAGGTGGAGGCCGCGGGCGCCGGCCTGCCGGACGTGGTCACGATGGACCTCGCCTATCTCCGTCAGTACGCGCAGAACGGGACGCTGCTCGACTTGGCGCCGTACCTCGGGACGACGATCCAGACCGAGCCGCTCAGCGCCGCCGTGCTCGAGGCCGGCGTCGTCGACGGCGTGACCGCCGCCGTCCCGCTCGCCACGAACTCCTGGGGGATGTTCCTCAACTCGACGCTGCTGGATGAACTGGGCGTCGATGCCTTCACGGAGGGCACCTGGGACGAGTACTACGACTGGCTGGCCGAGGTCAGCGAGGCAGGCAAGAGCGCTGGTGTGGACGTGTGGGGTGGGGTCGATCCGACGAGCCGCTTCACGAACTTCCAGCTGTACCTGCGCGCCCAGGGCAGCGAATTGTTCTCCGACGAAGGCGAACCCGGATTCGACGAAGCGGACCTCACCGCCTATTGGGAAGCGATCCAGCCGCTGCGCGAGTCCGGAGCGCTCGTTCCGCAGCAGCGACTCTCCGAGATCGCTCCGCTCACGGGCTTCGATGCGGCCCTCTCCACGAGCGACCTCACCTGGGACAACACCGGATCCGGCTTCCTGGGCAACCTCGGGGAGGGATACGAGCTCGAGCTGATCGCCCCGCCGCTGGATGAGACCGGCGGGAAGGACCTGTACCTGAAGGCGTCGCAGATGTACTCGATCGCAGCGAGCACCGAGCAGCCGCTCGCCTCTGCGATGCTGATCGACTTCCTGATCAACTCACCGGAATCCGGCGAGATCTTCGGCACGAACCGCGGTCTTCCGGCGTCGCAGATCGCTCGTGACGCCGCGGACCTCGACGAGATGAGCCAGAAGATCGCCGACTACGAGGCATCCATCGCCGATCGTCTCGGCGACGCGCCGCCGGTGCCGATCGTCGGATACGGATCGCTTCACGAGAAATTCCGCGAACTGGTCGAGGAATTGGATTTCGGCACGCTCACCATCGACGAGGCGGTCGCGCAGTTCTTCGCCGAGATGGACGTCGCCCTGGCCCAGTGAACCCACCGGGTGCTCGATCCGTTCGAGCACCCGGTCCAGCGTCCTGCAGACAGGAACTCGCAGTGAACACACCGCAGGATCGTCCAGCCCTCGGCATCCAGGGACCGGTCGTCGCGATGCACGATCCTTGGGCGGGCGCCGGGTCGGACGCGATCATGCGCACCGGCACCGGCGTGACGATCGCCTCGCAGGACCCGCCCATGTCGCCGGGAGGATTCGTCGCCGCGCTGCGGCGACTCGGCGCCGACTTCTACGTGCACCACGTGATCCCGACCGAGCCGACCGGCGACCGGATGCTCCGCGACCTCGATGACGCGGGGATCGACGTCGTCCTGGGCAATGAGTTCGGCAACATCAACGGGCCCTACGTCGAGGGCACCAATCGATACGATCTTCCGACCGCGGAGATCGAGGCTGCCGTCGGATGCGGACGGCTCGCCGGCGTGCTCTACGACGAGCCCGAACATCTGCAGCTGCACGCCTCGCAGTATCGGAAGGACGCGTTCCTGCCGCACTTCGGCGACACGGCCGGCCTGAGCGCCGACGAATCGATCGGTCTGATCGACACGACGATCCGGGGGATCGTGGGCGACGTCGCGCACGCCGTCGATCACGGGTCGGCCGGGCGTGCGACCGCTGCGCGCGTGCCCGTCCTCGCCGAACAGGTGTTCCCCGTCCTGTTCCATACCTTCGCCCGCGCGGGGATGACGCCGACTCCGAAAGTGATGAAGGAGTCCTTCCAGCCCCTCCAACTGGCGACAGCCCTCGGGGCGTCGCTTCAGTACGGCCGCGATCTCTGGATCTGCGCTGATCTGTGGGGCCCCGACATCGGCCCGTGGATCACGCGCGCGCCGGGGTTCCCCGGCCATTCGCCCGCGGAGTTCGCCTCCGCTCTCCGGATGGCCTACCTGTTCGCGCCGTCTGCGATGTTCGTCGAGAACCTCGATGTGCTCCTTCGGCACGCCGGCGACGATGCGATCGTCCTCACCGAGTACGGCGAGGTCTGGCAGCAGTTCGTGCGGGACTACGTGCCGGCCACCCCGTTGCGCTGGAGCTTCGACGAAGCCACGGCGGACGTCGTGATCATCCATGCCGAGGACAGCGACTTCGGACGCGGCCGACACCCGTTCGGGAACCGGTCGGCGACTGCTCCCGAGACTTCGCGCAGCGTCTTCGAGGCATGGCACGTCATCTCGCACGGGACGATCCCCGCACACGGCAGCTCGCTGCACATCGCGGGGTACGAGTTCCCTCGTGCACTGCTGGATGACGTACCGCGTGCGCAGTTCCCCCTCCCGCGAGGCGCCGCAGAGCAGACGCGCGTCCACGGCCTCTTCCATGCGTCGAGGAACGTCCTGGTCTTCGACGAGCACGTCACCGACGCCCGGCTCGGCGCACCCGAGCTCCTCTTCGTCGTCGGGAGCCGACTCCCGAGACGGACCCTGGCTCTGGTCAGATCGCGCGCCGAGGCAGGGGCAACCGTGGTCATCGCCGAGTGGCTGACCGCCGAGCCGTGGTCCTCATCGCAGACGTTCGGTGCAGGGCGTTGGATCGTCGTGGACCGAGTGGACTCGGACGAGGTCATCGCGGCCGTCCAGCCTTTCCTCGGTCGCGCCGGCGAGTGGACCCAGCGTTTCGGCGACACGAAGATCACGATCACCCCGGCGGACGGATGGGGAGAAACGCTGGCGTTCGAAATATCCAGCCTTGCGAAACGTTTTTCTGCGTAGTACGGTTACCGGCAAGCGCTTTCCCATATCGTCTTCGACGGGAAGCCGGACGCAGTCGTTCACGAGAGGAACAAGGATGTTCAGCAAGAAGCGGGTCGGTTCGACCCTCGCCCTGGTCACCGGGGCGGCACTCGTTCTGGCCGGTTGCGCCGGAGGCGGAAGCGGTGCGGCTCCCGACGCCGTTCCGACGTTCGACCCCGATGAAGAGGTCACGCTCGACCTCGCCTTCTGGGGCAACGACGTGCGCGCCGACCTCTACAACAAGGTGATCGCGGCGTTCGAAGAGGAGTACCCGAACATCACCGTGAACTCCTCGTTCCTCGGATTCCCGGAGTACTGGGAGAAGCGTCAGACCGAGGCGGCGGGCAAGAACCTCCCCGACGTCATGGCGACCGACATGAACTATCTCCGGCAGTACTCCGAGAACGGTCTGCTGCTGGACCTCGACCCCTACCTCGGCAACATCATCGACACCGAGCCGCTGAGCGACAACATCCTCGGCATCGGTGTCGTGAACGACGTCACGACCGGCATTCCGACCTCCACGAACGCGTGGGGCATGTACACGAACCCGAAGCTGCTCGAACAGCTCGGCGTCGAGGACTTCGAGGGTGGCAGCTGGGACGATTACCAGGAGTGGATGGCCGAGGTGACGGATGCCGGCGGCGGCACGATCTGGGGTGGCACGGACTACACCGGCCGCATCCAGAGCTTCGAGATCCAGCAGCGCGCAAAGGGCGAGGACCTGTTCACGCAGGAGGGCGAGCCGAACTTCACCGAGGAGGACTTGACGGCGTACTGGGAGTCCGGAACCGACATCCGCGACGGTGTCGTCGTCCCCCAGCAGACCCTCGAAGAGGTCTACCCCAAGTCCGGCTTCGACACCGCGCTGGCCACATCCGAGCTGACATGGGACAACTTCGGCTCCGGGTATCTCGGCAACCTCGGCGCGGACTACACCGAACTGTCGCTGGTCGCACCGCCGGTGACGGAGGAGGGTGCGAAGGATCTGTACCTGAAGGCCTCTCAGCTGCACTCGATCTCGGCGAACACCGACCACCCCGAGGCGGCCGCGACACTGGTGAACTTCCTGATCAACTCGCCGCAGTCGGGCGAGATCTTCGGAACCAACCGCGGTATCCCCGCGTCCGCGACGGCGCTGGCCGCCGCTGACCTCGACCCGCTGAGCCAGCAGATCGCCGACTACGAGGAGTCCATCGCCGACCGCCTCGGCGACGCCCCGCCCGTGCCGATCACCGGATACGGCACGCTGGAGGAGAAGTTCCGTCAGCTGGGTGTCGAGCTCAACTTCGGGACGATCACCGTCGACGAGGCTGTGTCGCAGTTCTTCTCCGAGATGGACGTCGTCCTCAACCAGTGAGATCGACGGGGTTCGGATGCCGCGGCATCCGAACCCCGCCCCCCTCCACCATCCGCCCCATACAAGCCAGGAGAGTCGACGTGACCACCACTGCGACCAGAGTCATCGTGACCGGGAAGAAGTCGTCACGCCGAGCGCTCGTGCGCACCGAGAAGGCTGAGCAGCTGAATCGTCCGGGTCAGCGGAAGCGGCTGGTGAAGGAGTCGCTCGCAGGCTACGGGTTCCTGATCCCGTGGCTGGTGGGGTTCTTCGGGTTGACGATCATCCCGATGGTGTATTCGCTGTACCTGTCGTTCACGAGCTACAACATCTTCAGCCCGCCGAAGTGGATCGGGTTGGACAACTACATCCGGATGTTCACGTCGGATCCGTCGTTCATCCAGTCGGCGCAGATCACGCTGATCTATGTGCTGGTGGGTACCCCGATCACCCTTGCGGCCGCGCTCGGGGTGGCGATGCTGCTGAACTACCGCGACAAGGGGGCCGGGTTCTTCCGGTCGGCGTTCTACGCCCCGTCGCTGATCGGCGGGTCGGTGTCGGTGGCGATCGTGTGGCGGGCGATGTTCGCCAACGACGGCCCGGTCGACAACAGCTTGTCGTTCTTCGGCCTCGATCTGGGCGGGTGGATCGGGAACCCGGCGCTGGTGCTGCCGGCGATGATCCTGCTGGCGATCTGGCAGTTCGGTGCGACGATGGTGATCTTCCTGGCCGGGCTGAAGCAGATCCCGAAGGAACTGTACGAGGCGGCCGAGATGGACGGCGCCGGTCCCTGGCATCGGTTCCGGGCGGTGACGATCCCGCTGCTGTCGCCGGTGATCTTCTTCAACCTGCTGCTGGGTCTGATCGGCGCGTTCCAGGTGTTCGCCTCGGCGTACATCATCAGCAACGGGTCCGGCGGTCCCGCCGGGATGACGAACTTCATCACCCTGTACCTCTACAAGCGCGGATTCAGTGACGGGCAGATGGGGTACGCCTCGGCGATCGCCTGGGTGCTGCTGGTGGTCGTCGCGATCATCGCGTTCATCCTCTTCCGCACCCAACGGTCCTGGGTGCACTACGCAGGAGACAGCAAATGACCACCTCATCCTTCGCCGAGAACGCGCTCATCCTCACCGAGAACGAGGTCGACCCGGACTCCAAGACCACTAGCCCGCGCCGGAGGGTGAAGCGGTCCACCTGGCAGACGGTGATCTGGTTCATCGTGCTGATCGCGATCACCGCGGTCGTGCTCTACCCGCTGGTGTGGCTGTTCCTGTCGACGTTCAAACCGAACGCCGAGTTCGGGCAGAACATGGGCCTGCTGCCCAATAACCCGACTATCGACAACTACATCAAGGTGTCCGAAGGCATCGCCGGCGTCCCCATGCTCCGCTTCTTCGGCAACAGCCTGCTCATCGCCGTCGGCTCCGTGATCGGCACCGTGCTCTCGTCCGCGCTGGCGGCGTACGCGTTCGCCCGCATCCAGTTCAAAGGCCTCGGGATCCTGTTCGCCGCGATGATCGGCACCCTGCTGCTGCCGTTCCACGTCGTGATCATCCCGCAGTACATCCTGTTCAACAGCCTCGGCCTGGTCGACACGTTCATCCCGCTGCTGCTGCCGAAATTCCTCGCCACCGAAGCGTTCTTCGTGTTCCTGCTGGTCCAGTTCATCCGCCAGATGCCCCGCGACATGGACGAAGCAGCCCGCATCGACGGCGCCGGACACCTCCGCATCTTCTGGTCGATCATCCTGCCGCTGATCCGCCCCGCCCTGATCACCTGCGCGATCTTCGCGTTCATCTGGGCCTGGAACGACTTCCTCGGCCCGCTGCTGTACTTGACGTCCCCGGAGAACTACCCCCTCCCCATCGCCCTCCGCCTCTACAACGACCAGACCTCCTCCAGCGACTACGGCGCCACCGTCACCGCCTCCTTCATCGCCCTCCTCCCCGTCCTGCTCTTCTTCCTCGTCTTCCAGCGCTTCCTCGTCGACGGCGTCGCCACCCAAGGCCTGAAGGGCTGACATGCCCACCTTGACCAGACGGGAAGAGAAGGCCGCGCGCCGGGCTGCCGCATCCGGCGCCGGCCCCACCGGAGAAGACGCGATCGCGCGGTTCCCCGGGGCCAAAGCCGGCTTCGCCCTGTTCGGCGAGGTCCTCATGATCGGCACGCTGATCACCCTCCTGTCGATCCCCCTGATCACCCTTCCGGCGGCGCTGGCCGCCGGCATCCGGCACCTGCGTCGCTACCTGCACGGGGAGGACTCGCGTCTCGCGTTCTTCTGGGCGGACATGCGCACCGGCAT
This portion of the Microbacterium pygmaeum genome encodes:
- a CDS encoding ABC transporter substrate-binding protein, whose protein sequence is MFTKSRSRRIALGAVAGSVTAAFLAGCASSPDAAPQTTLDPAENVSISFSFWGNDVRAALYEEAVAVFEEQNPNIDVKVLFLAPEDYWEKRQVEAAGAGLPDVVTMDLAYLRQYAQNGTLLDLAPYLGTTIQTEPLSAAVLEAGVVDGVTAAVPLATNSWGMFLNSTLLDELGVDAFTEGTWDEYYDWLAEVSEAGKSAGVDVWGGVDPTSRFTNFQLYLRAQGSELFSDEGEPGFDEADLTAYWEAIQPLRESGALVPQQRLSEIAPLTGFDAALSTSDLTWDNTGSGFLGNLGEGYELELIAPPLDETGGKDLYLKASQMYSIAASTEQPLASAMLIDFLINSPESGEIFGTNRGLPASQIARDAADLDEMSQKIADYEASIADRLGDAPPVPIVGYGSLHEKFRELVEELDFGTLTIDEAVAQFFAEMDVALAQ
- a CDS encoding ABC transporter substrate-binding protein, coding for MFSKKRVGSTLALVTGAALVLAGCAGGGSGAAPDAVPTFDPDEEVTLDLAFWGNDVRADLYNKVIAAFEEEYPNITVNSSFLGFPEYWEKRQTEAAGKNLPDVMATDMNYLRQYSENGLLLDLDPYLGNIIDTEPLSDNILGIGVVNDVTTGIPTSTNAWGMYTNPKLLEQLGVEDFEGGSWDDYQEWMAEVTDAGGGTIWGGTDYTGRIQSFEIQQRAKGEDLFTQEGEPNFTEEDLTAYWESGTDIRDGVVVPQQTLEEVYPKSGFDTALATSELTWDNFGSGYLGNLGADYTELSLVAPPVTEEGAKDLYLKASQLHSISANTDHPEAAATLVNFLINSPQSGEIFGTNRGIPASATALAAADLDPLSQQIADYEESIADRLGDAPPVPITGYGTLEEKFRQLGVELNFGTITVDEAVSQFFSEMDVVLNQ
- a CDS encoding carbohydrate ABC transporter permease; its protein translation is MTTTATRVIVTGKKSSRRALVRTEKAEQLNRPGQRKRLVKESLAGYGFLIPWLVGFFGLTIIPMVYSLYLSFTSYNIFSPPKWIGLDNYIRMFTSDPSFIQSAQITLIYVLVGTPITLAAALGVAMLLNYRDKGAGFFRSAFYAPSLIGGSVSVAIVWRAMFANDGPVDNSLSFFGLDLGGWIGNPALVLPAMILLAIWQFGATMVIFLAGLKQIPKELYEAAEMDGAGPWHRFRAVTIPLLSPVIFFNLLLGLIGAFQVFASAYIISNGSGGPAGMTNFITLYLYKRGFSDGQMGYASAIAWVLLVVVAIIAFILFRTQRSWVHYAGDSK
- a CDS encoding carbohydrate ABC transporter permease; translation: MTTSSFAENALILTENEVDPDSKTTSPRRRVKRSTWQTVIWFIVLIAITAVVLYPLVWLFLSTFKPNAEFGQNMGLLPNNPTIDNYIKVSEGIAGVPMLRFFGNSLLIAVGSVIGTVLSSALAAYAFARIQFKGLGILFAAMIGTLLLPFHVVIIPQYILFNSLGLVDTFIPLLLPKFLATEAFFVFLLVQFIRQMPRDMDEAARIDGAGHLRIFWSIILPLIRPALITCAIFAFIWAWNDFLGPLLYLTSPENYPLPIALRLYNDQTSSSDYGATVTASFIALLPVLLFFLVFQRFLVDGVATQGLKG